A section of the Desulfobacterales bacterium genome encodes:
- the purN gene encoding phosphoribosylglycinamide formyltransferase yields the protein MKNIRIGVFISGTGTNFQAVIDECKNENIPGNIVFVGTDNPLAKGIDRAKKNGIPYFIVDYDSIIQGFDKNQYQLPEDFNLDEIISKQTIFPKNYDRNKVEKFFKTRAIAEYELIKNMNEYPFDLLVLAGFMRNISPYFIDKISPDPLNPKIMNIHPALLPAFAGTDGYGDTFRYGCKIGGCTVHFIDYGSDSGPIIGQSSFPITEDDTLESIKEKGLKIEWKLYPECIKLFAEKKIKVVNMTYNNASNEKIFQKKIVKIVSDMF from the coding sequence ATGAAAAATATTCGAATAGGTGTTTTTATATCTGGAACAGGGACTAACTTTCAAGCAGTTATTGATGAATGTAAAAACGAAAATATACCCGGAAATATAGTATTTGTTGGAACAGATAACCCTTTAGCAAAGGGTATAGATCGAGCAAAAAAAAATGGAATACCTTATTTTATTGTGGATTATGATTCAATAATTCAAGGCTTTGACAAAAATCAATATCAATTGCCTGAAGATTTTAATTTGGATGAAATAATTTCTAAACAAACTATTTTTCCCAAAAACTATGATAGAAATAAAGTTGAAAAATTTTTCAAAACTCGTGCTATAGCTGAATATGAATTGATTAAAAATATGAATGAATATCCTTTTGATCTTTTAGTTCTTGCCGGTTTTATGAGAAATATTTCTCCGTATTTTATAGATAAAATAAGTCCAGATCCCCTAAATCCAAAAATAATGAATATTCATCCCGCTCTTTTACCAGCTTTTGCCGGAACTGACGGCTATGGAGATACATTTAGATACGGGTGCAAAATAGGCGGATGCACAGTTCATTTTATTGATTATGGTTCTGATTCAGGCCCAATAATTGGGCAAAGTTCATTTCCAATAACAGAAGATGACACACTGGAAAGCATAAAGGAAAAAGGCCTGAAAATCGAATGGAAGCTTTACCCTGAATGCATAAAACTATTTGCAGAGAAAAAAATTAAAGTAGTTAATATGACTTATAATAATGCTTCAAACGAAAAAATATTTCAAAAAAAAATCGTTAAAATAGTCAGTGATATGTTTTAA
- a CDS encoding cache domain-containing protein codes for MLKSFLKPIQSFNMFPIKLKLLFLYTAIFSIAITLSSAVIYSRVRLTIEENIRSELNNTNTTLVNMIQTTVSSSIKNHLRAIAEKNKEIINQLYEQSQTGALSEENAKQLSEKIILSQHIGKTGYIYCVNSQGIIEVHPKEPLRKANISNYAFIQEEIKRKEGYLEYEWKNPEEEMERPKSIYMTYFEPWDWIISVSSYREEFISLVQVDDFQDAVLSIRFGKTGYPYIIDSKGTLILHPKLRGSNIINSKDANGRMFIKEICEKKQGIIIYPWQNPGENVPREKLVFFDYIPEFDWIVASSSYLEEFYKPLENVKYIIFWTVLVTLILVIPLTLWISKSLTTPLYELMDRFEIGAQGNFSVRMPISYKNEIGRLSQYFNSFMDRLEQFKNKIESEIKERNQAEDALMNSERRLMEIINFLPDPTMVIDEESKVIAWNRAMGNLTGVQASDMIGKGNHEYALPFYGERRPILIDLVRLPDDELEKKYVQIKREGYILWGETYVSFLRGGGVYLSATASALRDSKGKITGAVETIRDITDRKHMEEELFKAKNSAESANQAKSSFLAMMSHEIRTPMNGIIGMTYLTLRTQLNPKQKEYINKIQVSAKNLLGIINDILDFSKIEAGKLTIELTDFDIFEVLNNISNLVGLKTEEKGLELIFSIEKDIPSLLIGDPLRLGQILLNLINNAIKFTERGEIIVHVEPVNVDNTHAVVKFSVQDTGIGLTPEQQSKLFQSFQQADLSITRKYGGTGLGLAISKRLCEMMEGEMGVKSEYGKGSTFYFTAKFGIQVQIHAKTNILPEYLRNLKALVVDDSQITCKVMQKYLESFSFIVKTVLSGENAIEEIKNNLKENKKIDLMLIDYLMPFGLNGIETIENIFKIIPKEKLPKIIMITGYTNEEIKDQLHNLELKTFLSKPVNQSTLLDAILEIFNENVCVSLKKISSTTPDGFDAIRGANILLVEDNEINQEVAKELLKDEGFNVSIACNGEEAVKQLKTSAPNNKKFDIVLMDLQMPIMDGYTATKKIRELTSEEKNIPIIAMTADAISGTQEKVLQSGMNGYVTKPIEPEELFANLIKWIKPSQRELPENFIKKENFQVSNNSILDYDIAGINIQLGMSRIRGNESLYRKLLYQFLTDFENMYEQIKDALTREDFDKAILLAHTMKGVSGNVGAIILQNDSARLEASIKEKNKEVIEETLSSFKLSLQEVINSLKIIDLLQETTEKEKNTKGKDIDSDFKKLLIQLTDIIKARQPKESKAIMEQIMAYTLPEQYIQQFNELNKTIEKYKFKNAQAILENINTNIK; via the coding sequence ATGCTTAAGAGCTTTTTAAAACCAATTCAATCTTTTAATATGTTTCCCATTAAATTAAAGCTGCTGTTTTTATACACTGCTATTTTTTCAATTGCTATTACTTTAAGCAGTGCGGTTATTTATTCGAGAGTGCGCCTTACAATTGAAGAGAATATTAGAAGCGAACTAAATAACACCAATACAACTTTGGTAAATATGATTCAAACCACAGTAAGCTCCTCTATTAAAAACCATTTACGAGCTATTGCTGAAAAAAATAAAGAAATTATAAATCAACTCTATGAGCAATCTCAAACAGGCGCTTTAAGTGAAGAAAACGCAAAGCAGCTATCTGAAAAAATTATACTCAGCCAACATATTGGTAAAACCGGATATATTTATTGCGTAAACTCACAAGGGATTATTGAAGTCCATCCTAAGGAGCCATTACGAAAGGCAAATATTTCAAATTATGCCTTCATTCAAGAAGAAATAAAAAGAAAAGAAGGCTATCTTGAATACGAATGGAAGAATCCTGAAGAAGAAATGGAACGCCCAAAATCAATTTATATGACCTATTTTGAACCTTGGGACTGGATAATTTCCGTATCTTCCTACAGAGAAGAATTCATTTCATTAGTTCAAGTTGACGATTTCCAAGACGCAGTCCTTTCTATACGTTTCGGGAAAACAGGCTATCCTTATATTATCGATAGTAAAGGAACCCTTATTCTACACCCTAAACTTAGAGGAAGCAATATTATCAATTCAAAAGACGCGAACGGAAGAATGTTTATTAAAGAAATTTGTGAAAAAAAACAAGGTATTATTATTTATCCTTGGCAAAATCCTGGTGAAAATGTGCCCCGCGAAAAACTCGTTTTTTTCGATTATATCCCTGAGTTTGACTGGATAGTTGCATCATCCAGCTATTTAGAAGAATTTTATAAGCCACTTGAAAACGTAAAATATATTATTTTTTGGACTGTTTTAGTTACTTTAATTTTAGTTATTCCATTAACTTTATGGATAAGTAAATCGTTAACAACTCCTTTATACGAATTAATGGATCGTTTCGAAATTGGAGCTCAGGGTAATTTTTCAGTTCGTATGCCTATTTCCTATAAAAATGAAATAGGACGTCTCTCCCAATATTTTAACAGTTTTATGGATAGATTAGAACAATTTAAAAATAAAATAGAATCAGAAATAAAAGAACGTAATCAAGCTGAAGACGCGCTAATGAACTCAGAAAGACGGCTAATGGAAATTATCAATTTCTTACCTGACCCTACTATGGTAATTGATGAAGAATCCAAAGTAATCGCATGGAATAGAGCTATGGGAAACTTAACTGGCGTTCAGGCTTCAGACATGATAGGTAAAGGCAATCATGAATACGCTTTGCCTTTTTATGGAGAACGCCGTCCAATATTGATAGACCTTGTTAGATTACCGGATGATGAACTTGAAAAAAAATATGTGCAGATTAAACGGGAAGGTTATATTTTATGGGGAGAGACTTATGTGTCTTTTTTAAGGGGTGGAGGTGTTTATTTATCAGCCACTGCTTCTGCACTTCGTGACTCTAAAGGTAAAATAACTGGAGCAGTCGAGACAATTCGAGATATTACTGATAGAAAACACATGGAAGAGGAATTATTTAAAGCTAAAAATTCCGCTGAATCCGCAAATCAGGCTAAAAGCTCATTTCTTGCTATGATGAGTCATGAAATCAGAACTCCGATGAACGGTATCATAGGAATGACTTATCTTACCCTTAGAACTCAGCTCAACCCAAAACAAAAGGAATATATTAATAAAATTCAGGTATCAGCAAAAAATTTGCTCGGCATAATTAATGATATACTCGATTTTTCAAAAATAGAAGCTGGAAAACTTACTATTGAACTTACGGATTTTGACATATTTGAAGTGCTGAATAATATTTCTAATCTGGTAGGTTTAAAAACAGAAGAAAAAGGATTAGAGTTAATTTTTTCTATTGAAAAGGATATACCTTCCTTGCTTATCGGAGACCCTTTAAGGTTAGGACAAATTCTCCTAAATTTAATTAACAATGCCATAAAATTTACGGAGAGAGGTGAAATTATAGTGCATGTAGAGCCGGTTAATGTGGATAACACTCATGCTGTCGTTAAGTTTTCTGTACAAGACACTGGTATCGGCTTAACACCTGAACAGCAATCAAAGCTTTTTCAATCTTTCCAACAAGCTGATTTATCCATCACTCGTAAATATGGAGGCACAGGTCTTGGGCTGGCTATCAGTAAGCGATTATGCGAAATGATGGAAGGTGAAATGGGTGTTAAAAGCGAATATGGGAAAGGGAGTACATTTTACTTTACCGCTAAATTTGGAATTCAGGTCCAAATTCATGCAAAGACAAATATTTTGCCGGAATATCTTAGAAACTTAAAAGCTCTGGTAGTAGATGATAGTCAAATTACCTGTAAAGTCATGCAAAAATATCTTGAAAGTTTTTCTTTTATTGTAAAAACTGTTTTATCGGGTGAAAATGCTATAGAAGAAATTAAAAATAATTTAAAAGAAAATAAAAAAATTGATTTAATGTTAATAGATTATCTTATGCCATTTGGATTAAATGGTATTGAAACCATTGAAAATATTTTTAAAATAATCCCTAAAGAAAAATTGCCTAAAATAATTATGATTACGGGTTACACGAACGAAGAAATTAAGGACCAACTGCATAATTTAGAGTTAAAAACCTTTCTTTCAAAACCAGTTAACCAATCTACTCTTTTGGATGCAATTTTAGAAATTTTTAATGAAAACGTATGTGTATCATTAAAAAAAATATCTTCAACTACTCCTGATGGTTTTGATGCCATACGTGGAGCTAATATTTTGTTAGTAGAAGATAATGAAATAAATCAAGAAGTTGCGAAAGAATTATTAAAAGATGAAGGTTTCAATGTTTCTATAGCTTGCAATGGAGAAGAAGCTGTAAAACAATTGAAAACATCTGCTCCAAATAATAAAAAGTTCGACATTGTATTAATGGATTTACAGATGCCGATAATGGATGGTTATACAGCAACTAAGAAAATCAGGGAGCTTACTTCAGAAGAAAAAAATATTCCCATTATTGCTATGACAGCTGATGCTATAAGTGGAACTCAAGAAAAAGTTCTTCAATCGGGAATGAACGGGTATGTTACTAAACCTATTGAGCCAGAAGAATTGTTTGCGAATTTAATTAAATGGATTAAACCATCTCAACGAGAACTACCTGAAAATTTTATAAAAAAAGAAAATTTTCAAGTTTCTAATAACTCTATTTTAGATTATGATATAGCAGGTATTAACATTCAATTAGGAATGAGCCGAATACGTGGTAATGAGAGCCTTTACCGAAAATTACTTTACCAGTTTCTTACCGACTTTGAAAATATGTATGAACAAATTAAGGATGCTTTAACGCGAGAAGATTTTGATAAAGCTATTCTTTTAGCTCATACTATGAAAGGTGTTTCTGGCAATGTTGGCGCAATAATTCTGCAAAATGATTCAGCAAGACTTGAAGCTTCAATTAAAGAAAAAAACAAAGAAGTTATAGAAGAAACCTTAAGTTCTTTTAAACTAAGCCTCCAAGAAGTAATAAATTCGCTAAAAATCATAGACCTGTTACAAGAAACAACTGAAAAAGAAAAAAATACAAAAGGTAAAGATATAGACAGCGATTTTAAAAAATTATTAATTCAACTTACAGATATTATTAAAGCAAGGCAGCCAAAAGAAAGCAAAGCGATTATGGAACAAATTATGGCTTACACTCTGCCTGAACAATATATTCAACAATTTAATGAGTTGAATAAAACAATCGAAAAATATAAATTCAAAAATGCACAAGCAATATTGGAAAATATCAATACAAACATTAAATAA
- a CDS encoding two-component system response regulator, translated as MDTLSNCKVMVVDDIEANVDVLLEALSDDYKVSVAMDGETALEDILENMPDLILLDVMMPNIDGYEVCKRLKEQTQTENIPVIFLTALSDEQNEAKGLSLGAVDYITKPFNPELVRSRVKNHLKLKLYQDNLEKIVDERTRELQVTQEVVIQSMGTLAEYRDPETGGHIKRTQNYIKVLCERLRYHPKFSHYLNNATIDLIYKSAPLHDIGKVGVKDSILLKPGKLTNEEFEEMKKHTIYGKEAICASNQKLGQNSFLAIAEEIAYNHHEKWNGTGYPRKLKGEEIPIASRIMAVADVYDALISKRVYKEPYSHEYARNILFEEKGKHFDPEIIDIFIEIHAKFHKIALEFADFDEERKKLSEKS; from the coding sequence ATGGACACTTTATCAAATTGTAAAGTCATGGTTGTCGATGATATAGAAGCAAACGTTGATGTTTTATTGGAAGCGTTAAGCGATGATTATAAAGTAAGTGTAGCTATGGATGGTGAAACTGCTTTAGAGGACATATTAGAAAATATGCCTGATTTAATCCTGCTCGATGTTATGATGCCTAATATCGATGGCTATGAAGTTTGTAAAAGATTAAAAGAACAAACTCAAACTGAAAATATTCCTGTTATCTTTTTGACCGCTCTTTCAGACGAACAAAACGAAGCTAAAGGATTATCCCTTGGAGCAGTAGATTATATAACAAAACCTTTTAATCCAGAACTTGTCAGATCTCGTGTTAAAAATCATTTAAAACTAAAGCTATATCAGGATAACTTAGAAAAAATTGTTGATGAACGAACTCGAGAGCTTCAAGTAACTCAAGAAGTTGTAATTCAAAGTATGGGCACTTTAGCGGAATACCGTGATCCAGAAACTGGTGGACATATTAAACGCACCCAGAATTATATTAAAGTGCTATGCGAAAGACTCCGTTATCATCCAAAATTTTCACATTATTTGAATAATGCCACTATTGATTTGATTTATAAATCTGCTCCACTGCATGACATCGGCAAAGTTGGCGTAAAAGATTCAATCTTGCTAAAACCAGGAAAACTAACTAATGAAGAATTTGAGGAAATGAAAAAACATACGATTTACGGAAAAGAAGCTATATGTGCATCCAATCAAAAACTTGGGCAAAATTCTTTTTTAGCTATCGCTGAAGAAATCGCTTATAATCACCATGAAAAATGGAATGGCACAGGTTATCCCCGAAAGCTGAAAGGTGAAGAAATCCCAATAGCGAGTCGAATTATGGCGGTAGCAGATGTATATGACGCACTTATTAGTAAACGTGTTTATAAAGAACCGTATTCCCATGAATATGCTAGAAATATTTTATTCGAAGAAAAAGGGAAACATTTTGACCCTGAAATAATTGATATTTTTATTGAAATACATGCAAAATTTCATAAAATTGCATTAGAATTCGCTGATTTTGATGAGGAACGAAAAAAACTATCTGAAAAATCATAG
- a CDS encoding AAA family ATPase has protein sequence MKKLPIGISDFKKIIEDGYYFVDKSMFIAEVMETSAEVILLPRPRRFGKTINLSMLRYFFEKDYNNSANKPNEHLFYNLKIWSEDKYHLMSGKYPVIFLTFKDVKEKTWESTLNKLKNIIIEEIKRHEYVYSNLHLTDQNYFQKLLNLEGHISDYSIALSKLSFYLHEFYKQRVILLIDEYDAPIHASYKFGYYDDAINFIRNFLSGGMKDNPYLEKGVMTGILRVAKESIFSGLNNLAVFSILSKKFSDYFGITEIEVENCLKDYDLYKSFDNVKYWYNGYIFGGKIVYNPWSIMNYLAFSFDGFKPYWINTSDNEFIRDLVISGNFSRKDLELLLSRKKIEKAVLNDNISFRDIKRDIRTLHSLLVCSGYLKAKYTGIQGHHELWDLSIPNEEIFIFYEDIVSIWIQEIDRNGKIELLRSVIIDGNMEAFEDIMQDFVVNTLSYYDTGGDEPERVYHAFFLGLLLNMSEKYEVKSNREAGYGRYDVMLIPKDTQQIGYIFEFKKVMKQEDLKSAASSALNQIKDKKYYSELLFKNIKNIVFIGIAVQGKKMKLVSEYL, from the coding sequence GTGAAAAAATTACCTATCGGAATATCCGATTTTAAAAAGATAATAGAAGACGGATATTATTTTGTGGATAAATCCATGTTTATTGCAGAAGTGATGGAAACTTCTGCGGAAGTAATTCTTTTGCCTCGTCCCCGCCGTTTTGGAAAAACAATTAATTTGTCAATGCTCAGATATTTTTTTGAAAAAGATTATAATAATTCAGCAAATAAGCCTAATGAGCATTTATTTTATAATCTTAAAATATGGTCAGAAGATAAATACCATTTAATGTCAGGCAAATATCCTGTTATTTTTTTGACATTTAAAGATGTAAAAGAAAAAACTTGGGAATCAACTCTCAATAAATTAAAAAACATTATTATCGAAGAAATAAAACGACATGAATATGTTTATAGCAATCTTCACTTAACAGACCAAAATTATTTTCAAAAATTACTAAATTTGGAAGGGCATATATCTGATTATAGTATTGCATTAAGTAAACTATCTTTTTATTTACACGAATTTTACAAACAAAGGGTTATATTGTTAATAGACGAATATGACGCTCCTATACATGCATCATATAAATTTGGATATTATGACGATGCAATAAATTTTATCCGTAATTTTTTAAGCGGAGGGATGAAAGATAATCCTTATCTTGAAAAAGGAGTTATGACTGGAATATTAAGGGTAGCTAAAGAGTCAATTTTTTCAGGATTAAATAACCTTGCAGTATTTAGTATTTTAAGCAAAAAATTTTCAGATTACTTCGGAATTACGGAGATTGAAGTCGAAAACTGCCTGAAAGATTACGATCTTTATAAATCATTTGATAATGTTAAATATTGGTATAATGGATATATATTCGGAGGAAAAATAGTTTATAATCCATGGTCTATCATGAATTATCTTGCTTTTAGCTTTGACGGTTTTAAACCTTACTGGATTAATACAAGCGATAATGAATTTATAAGGGATTTAGTAATATCTGGTAATTTTAGCAGAAAAGATTTAGAACTTCTTTTATCAAGAAAAAAAATAGAAAAAGCTGTATTAAATGACAACATATCTTTTAGGGATATAAAAAGAGATATAAGGACACTTCACAGTCTTCTTGTATGCAGCGGATATTTAAAAGCAAAATACACTGGTATTCAAGGTCATCATGAATTATGGGATTTATCTATTCCAAATGAAGAAATTTTTATATTTTATGAAGATATAGTTTCTATTTGGATTCAAGAAATTGATAGAAATGGGAAAATAGAACTACTACGATCGGTTATAATTGATGGTAATATGGAAGCTTTTGAAGATATTATGCAGGATTTTGTAGTAAACACTTTAAGTTATTATGATACAGGTGGAGATGAGCCTGAACGGGTTTATCATGCTTTTTTTCTTGGACTTTTATTGAATATGTCTGAAAAATACGAAGTCAAATCCAATAGAGAAGCTGGATACGGAAGATATGATGTGATGTTAATACCAAAAGATACACAACAAATCGGATATATTTTTGAGTTTAAAAAAGTCATGAAACAAGAAGATTTAAAGTCAGCCGCTTCTTCTGCTTTAAATCAGATTAAAGACAAAAAATATTATTCAGAGCTTTTGTTCAAAAATATTAAAAATATTGTGTTTATAGGAATTGCTGTTCAAGGCAAAAAAATGAAACTTGTTTCGGAATATTTATAA
- a CDS encoding DUF1298 domain-containing protein: MQEFLTTMDKFWLQIGSPSNLMIINGLVELDENVDFYELLGIIEKSLLTFDEFQNRIVKINKNEKKLKWERDPYFDIRSHVHKLSLPLPSDKSELVELIEDLGVSLMDETKPLWQIYLIQGYNNGCVIFFRLHQCLLDRINHIKVLNSISKILSDSFKDKIGDKKISTSFTYLSTFNNLMKKYLNIDNAVKQLINSFKTIVYKPANVVNATKKTAYSATDKTLAFTKLFLTSKDSKTVLKGAPGARKHFIWSKPFPLRDVKKASRITQTDYIDVLISSITAALRNYLEDKNSINDKTEIKTLIIKRRRTSGPIIDEENGLNFSFISFPLNIDDHIPRLKEINSRIKKSDNLFLGLIALKPFNLFPFGISKRISNFLSNRVSAIIADISCPRTIFQLGRKKIKNIAIWSPSIGKINLGINFVLFGGGICLSILSDKKILPDAEKILNYFEDDLVNTLNSINNLPSYKSTINNEDIQQETAEINVVNVEDNISNIEEQDHCKAVTKKGSRCKNKALPGLNYCNIHQKAMNE, from the coding sequence ATGCAAGAATTTTTAACTACAATGGATAAATTTTGGCTTCAAATAGGTTCTCCGTCTAATCTTATGATTATTAATGGACTTGTTGAGCTGGATGAAAATGTTGATTTTTATGAATTGCTTGGAATAATCGAAAAAAGCCTATTAACCTTTGATGAATTTCAAAATAGAATTGTAAAAATTAATAAAAACGAAAAAAAATTAAAATGGGAGCGTGACCCGTATTTTGACATTAGATCCCACGTTCATAAACTATCATTGCCATTACCTTCAGATAAGTCCGAACTTGTAGAGCTTATAGAAGATTTAGGTGTAAGTCTCATGGATGAGACAAAGCCTTTATGGCAAATATACCTTATTCAAGGATATAATAATGGATGTGTCATATTTTTTAGACTTCACCAATGTCTCCTTGACAGGATAAACCATATTAAAGTTTTAAACTCCATATCTAAAATTTTATCTGATTCATTCAAAGATAAAATAGGCGATAAAAAAATATCCACATCTTTTACTTATCTTTCCACTTTCAACAATTTAATGAAAAAATATCTGAATATAGACAATGCTGTCAAGCAATTGATTAATTCCTTTAAAACCATTGTTTATAAGCCCGCTAATGTTGTTAACGCAACGAAAAAAACAGCTTATTCCGCAACAGACAAAACATTAGCTTTTACAAAGCTTTTTTTAACTTCCAAAGATTCTAAAACCGTATTAAAAGGTGCCCCTGGAGCTCGAAAGCATTTTATTTGGTCAAAGCCATTTCCTTTGAGAGATGTAAAAAAAGCTTCCAGAATAACTCAAACTGATTATATTGATGTATTGATTTCTTCAATCACAGCAGCTTTACGAAATTATTTGGAAGATAAAAACAGTATTAATGACAAAACAGAAATAAAAACATTAATTATAAAAAGAAGAAGGACTTCAGGACCAATTATTGATGAAGAAAACGGATTGAATTTTTCTTTTATTAGTTTTCCCTTAAATATTGATGATCATATACCAAGATTAAAAGAAATTAATTCTAGAATAAAAAAATCTGATAACTTATTTTTAGGCCTTATCGCACTAAAACCTTTTAATCTTTTCCCTTTCGGTATTTCCAAACGCATTTCAAATTTTTTATCAAACAGAGTATCTGCTATCATTGCCGATATATCTTGCCCAAGAACAATTTTTCAATTAGGCCGAAAAAAAATAAAAAATATTGCAATATGGTCTCCATCTATTGGAAAAATTAATTTAGGGATAAATTTTGTTCTGTTTGGAGGAGGTATCTGTTTATCAATTTTGTCAGATAAAAAAATTTTGCCTGACGCTGAAAAAATTTTGAATTATTTTGAAGACGACTTGGTTAATACGCTTAATAGTATTAATAACTTACCAAGCTATAAATCGACAATAAACAACGAGGATATTCAACAGGAAACAGCGGAAATAAATGTGGTCAATGTGGAAGATAATATTTCTAATATCGAAGAACAAGACCATTGCAAAGCTGTAACAAAAAAAGGTTCAAGGTGTAAAAATAAAGCTTTACCCGGATTAAATTATTGTAATATTCACCAAAAAGCGATGAATGAATAA